One Candidatus Poribacteria bacterium DNA window includes the following coding sequences:
- a CDS encoding aminotransferase: protein MTKDYRQVDKAHVWHPLFQHQRLEETSLVVFESAHGTTLVDAEGNEYLDAYSALWNVNVGYGRQEIADAVYAQIQKLSYYPHSQINVPATVLAEQLAACLPGDLNHVYFSNSGSEANETAIKMARQYGRQTYPGENRYKIISRYRGYHGFTYGALSATGQARRRKAFEPLVPGFLHAHPPYCHRCPIGLNYPSCDTECADEIERMIQWEGPETVIGVIAEPIIGGGGVIVPPDEYFPKLRQICDDYGLLLILDEVITGFGRTGKMFACEHWDVQPDIITLAKGLTSGYLPLGACVASTKVFNAFLGETDENREFAQVCTYGGHPVACAAGVANLKILQEERLWENAEKVGAYLHSKLETLRDLSIVGDVRGKGLMLAVELVQADGTHLETATTNRIVGQLREEGVIVGKIGHAVDEPENIIYIAPPLILTEAEADRIFETLRQVLVQQ from the coding sequence CAAAAGACTATAGACAAGTTGATAAAGCACACGTGTGGCATCCGCTGTTTCAACATCAACGCCTCGAGGAAACATCGTTAGTCGTCTTTGAATCGGCGCACGGGACAACGCTTGTAGATGCGGAAGGCAACGAATACTTAGATGCTTACTCCGCGCTCTGGAACGTCAATGTAGGCTATGGACGACAGGAGATTGCGGATGCTGTCTATGCGCAGATACAAAAACTGTCTTACTATCCACATTCACAGATTAACGTTCCCGCCACTGTATTAGCGGAGCAGCTCGCGGCGTGCCTTCCCGGTGATTTGAACCACGTCTATTTTTCCAACAGCGGCTCGGAGGCGAACGAAACAGCAATCAAAATGGCGAGGCAGTACGGCAGGCAAACCTATCCGGGAGAAAATCGCTACAAGATTATCAGTCGTTACCGTGGGTATCACGGCTTTACGTATGGCGCGCTATCGGCAACAGGACAAGCACGTAGACGGAAAGCATTTGAACCGCTTGTTCCGGGGTTTTTACATGCCCATCCGCCCTACTGCCATCGATGTCCTATCGGGCTCAATTATCCGTCCTGCGACACTGAATGCGCCGATGAAATTGAACGGATGATCCAATGGGAAGGTCCAGAAACGGTAATTGGAGTCATTGCGGAACCCATTATCGGTGGCGGTGGTGTAATCGTCCCACCAGATGAGTATTTTCCAAAACTGCGGCAAATCTGTGACGATTACGGGTTGCTACTCATCCTTGACGAGGTAATCACAGGCTTTGGACGCACCGGAAAGATGTTTGCATGCGAACATTGGGACGTGCAGCCTGACATCATCACGCTGGCAAAGGGGTTGACAAGCGGTTATCTACCACTCGGTGCGTGTGTCGCTTCAACTAAAGTCTTCAATGCATTCCTCGGGGAAACCGATGAAAATAGAGAATTTGCCCAAGTCTGCACTTATGGTGGGCACCCAGTAGCGTGTGCTGCAGGCGTTGCTAACCTCAAAATTCTGCAAGAGGAACGGCTCTGGGAAAATGCCGAAAAGGTAGGTGCTTATCTACACTCGAAATTAGAAACGTTGCGTGATTTATCTATTGTTGGTGATGTCCGCGGCAAGGGATTGATGCTCGCGGTGGAACTCGTTCAAGCGGATGGGACGCATCTGGAAACAGCGACAACCAACCGAATTGTGGGGCAATTGCGAGAAGAAGGTGTCATCGTCGGAAAAATCGGGCACGCCGTTGACGAACCGGAGAACATCATTTACATCGCACCACCCCTAATTCTGACAGAAGCGGAGGCGGATAGGATCTTCGAGACGCTACGCCAAGTACTTGTCCAACAGTAA